From a region of the Suncus etruscus isolate mSunEtr1 chromosome 11, mSunEtr1.pri.cur, whole genome shotgun sequence genome:
- the PRPH gene encoding peripherin isoform X2 has translation MSHSSGLRASSSSTSYRRTFGPPPSLSPGAFSYSSGSRFSSGRLLGSASSGSSVRLGSFRGPRAGAGSLLRLPSERLDFSVAEALNQEFLATRSNEKQELQELNDRFASFIEKVRFLEQQNAALRGELSQARGQDPARADQLCQQELRELRRELELLGRERDRVQVERDGLAEDLAALKQRLDDEMRKREDAEHNLVLFRKDVDDATLSRLELERKIESLMDEIEFLKKLHEEELRDLQVSVDSQQLQQVELEASVKPELTAALRDIRAQYESIAVKNLQEAEEWYKSKYADLSDAANRNHEALRQAKQEMNESRRQIQSLTCELDGLRGTNEALLRQLRELEEQFALEAGGYQAGAARLEEELRQLKEEMARHLREYQELLNVKMALDIEIATYRKLLEGEESRISMPVHSFASLSIKRTVPETDPPQDSHSRKMVLIKTIETQDGEVVTESQKEQRSDLEKSSIHSY, from the exons ATGAGCCACTCTTCGGGCCTGCGGGCCAGCTCCAGCTCCACTTCGTACCGCCGCACCTTCGGGCCTCCGCCCTCGCTGTCCCCCGGGGCCTTCTCCTACTCCTCGGGCTCGCGCTTCTCCAGCGGCCGCCTGCTGGGCTCGGCGTCCTCGGGCTCCTCGGTGCGCCTGGGCAGCTTCCGCGGGCCCAGGGCAGGTGCGGGCTCCCTGCTGCGCCTGCCCTCGGAGCGCCTCGACTTCTCGGTGGCCGAGGCCCTCAACCAGGAGTTCCTGGCCACGCGCAGCAATGAGAAGCAGGAGCTGCAGGAGCTCAACGACCGCTTCGCCAGCTTCATCGAGAAG GTGCGCTTCCTGGAGCAGCAGAACGCGGCCTTGCGCGGGGAGCTGAGCCAGGCCCGGGGCCAGGACCCGGCGCGGGCCGACCAGCTGTGCCAGCAGGAGCTGCGCGAGCTGCGCCGGGAGCTGGAGCTGCTGGGCCGCGAGCGCGACCGGGTGCAGGTGGAGCGCGACGGGCTGGCCGAGGACCTGGCGGCGCTCAAGCAGAG GTTGGACGACGAGATGCGCAAGAGGGAGGACGCCGAGCACAACCTCGTGCTGTTCCGCAAG GACGTGGACGACGCCACGCTGTCCCGCCTGGAGCTGGAGCGCAAGATCGAGTCCCTGATGGATGAGATCGAGTTCCTCAAGAAGCTGCACGAGGAG gaGCTGCGCGACTTGCAAGTGAGCGTGGACAGCCAGCAGCTGCAGCAGGTGGAGCTGGAGGCGAGCGTGAAGCCGGAGCTGACGGCGGCGCTGCGGGACATCCGCGCGCAGTACGAGAGCATCGCGGTCAAGAACCTGCAGGAGGCAGAGGAGTGGTACAAGTCCAAG TACGCGGACCTGTCGGACGCCGCCAACCGCAACCACGAGGCGCTGCGCCAGGCCAAGCAGGAGATGAACGAGTCGCGGCGGCAGATCCAGAGCCTCACGTGCGAACTGGACGGGCTGCGGGGCACC AACGAGGCGCTGCTCAGGCAGCTCCGCGAGCTGGAGGAGCAGTTCGCCCTGGAGGCCGGCGGCTACCAGGCCGGGGCCGCGCGGCTGGAAGAGGAGCTGCGGCAGCTGAAGGAGGAGATGGCCAGGCACCTCCGCGAGTACCAGGAGCTCCTCAACGTCAAGATGGCCCTGGACATCGAGATCGCCACCTACCGCAAGCTGCTGGAGGGCGAGGAGAGCCG gatcTCCATGCCCGTCCATTCCTTTGCATCCTTGAGTATAAAGCGAACCG TGCCTGAGACGGATCCTCCGCAGGACAGCCACAGCAGGAAAATGGTTCTGATCAAGACCATCGAGACTCAGGATGGGGAG GTGGTGACTGAGTCGCAGAAGGAGCAACGCAGTGACCTGGAAAAGTCTTCCATTCACAGCTACTGA
- the PRPH gene encoding peripherin isoform X1, producing the protein MSHSSGLRASSSSTSYRRTFGPPPSLSPGAFSYSSGSRFSSGRLLGSASSGSSVRLGSFRGPRAGAGSLLRLPSERLDFSVAEALNQEFLATRSNEKQELQELNDRFASFIEKVRFLEQQNAALRGELSQARGQDPARADQLCQQELRELRRELELLGRERDRVQVERDGLAEDLAALKQRLDDEMRKREDAEHNLVLFRKDVDDATLSRLELERKIESLMDEIEFLKKLHEEELRDLQVSVDSQQLQQVELEASVKPELTAALRDIRAQYESIAVKNLQEAEEWYKSKYADLSDAANRNHEALRQAKQEMNESRRQIQSLTCELDGLRGTNEALLRQLRELEEQFALEAGGYQAGAARLEEELRQLKEEMARHLREYQELLNVKMALDIEIATYRKLLEGEESRISMPVHSFASLSIKRTVPETDPPQDSHSRKMVLIKTIETQDGEQVVTESQKEQRSDLEKSSIHSY; encoded by the exons ATGAGCCACTCTTCGGGCCTGCGGGCCAGCTCCAGCTCCACTTCGTACCGCCGCACCTTCGGGCCTCCGCCCTCGCTGTCCCCCGGGGCCTTCTCCTACTCCTCGGGCTCGCGCTTCTCCAGCGGCCGCCTGCTGGGCTCGGCGTCCTCGGGCTCCTCGGTGCGCCTGGGCAGCTTCCGCGGGCCCAGGGCAGGTGCGGGCTCCCTGCTGCGCCTGCCCTCGGAGCGCCTCGACTTCTCGGTGGCCGAGGCCCTCAACCAGGAGTTCCTGGCCACGCGCAGCAATGAGAAGCAGGAGCTGCAGGAGCTCAACGACCGCTTCGCCAGCTTCATCGAGAAG GTGCGCTTCCTGGAGCAGCAGAACGCGGCCTTGCGCGGGGAGCTGAGCCAGGCCCGGGGCCAGGACCCGGCGCGGGCCGACCAGCTGTGCCAGCAGGAGCTGCGCGAGCTGCGCCGGGAGCTGGAGCTGCTGGGCCGCGAGCGCGACCGGGTGCAGGTGGAGCGCGACGGGCTGGCCGAGGACCTGGCGGCGCTCAAGCAGAG GTTGGACGACGAGATGCGCAAGAGGGAGGACGCCGAGCACAACCTCGTGCTGTTCCGCAAG GACGTGGACGACGCCACGCTGTCCCGCCTGGAGCTGGAGCGCAAGATCGAGTCCCTGATGGATGAGATCGAGTTCCTCAAGAAGCTGCACGAGGAG gaGCTGCGCGACTTGCAAGTGAGCGTGGACAGCCAGCAGCTGCAGCAGGTGGAGCTGGAGGCGAGCGTGAAGCCGGAGCTGACGGCGGCGCTGCGGGACATCCGCGCGCAGTACGAGAGCATCGCGGTCAAGAACCTGCAGGAGGCAGAGGAGTGGTACAAGTCCAAG TACGCGGACCTGTCGGACGCCGCCAACCGCAACCACGAGGCGCTGCGCCAGGCCAAGCAGGAGATGAACGAGTCGCGGCGGCAGATCCAGAGCCTCACGTGCGAACTGGACGGGCTGCGGGGCACC AACGAGGCGCTGCTCAGGCAGCTCCGCGAGCTGGAGGAGCAGTTCGCCCTGGAGGCCGGCGGCTACCAGGCCGGGGCCGCGCGGCTGGAAGAGGAGCTGCGGCAGCTGAAGGAGGAGATGGCCAGGCACCTCCGCGAGTACCAGGAGCTCCTCAACGTCAAGATGGCCCTGGACATCGAGATCGCCACCTACCGCAAGCTGCTGGAGGGCGAGGAGAGCCG gatcTCCATGCCCGTCCATTCCTTTGCATCCTTGAGTATAAAGCGAACCG TGCCTGAGACGGATCCTCCGCAGGACAGCCACAGCAGGAAAATGGTTCTGATCAAGACCATCGAGACTCAGGATGGGGAG CAGGTGGTGACTGAGTCGCAGAAGGAGCAACGCAGTGACCTGGAAAAGTCTTCCATTCACAGCTACTGA